Within Bacillus sp. FJAT-45350, the genomic segment CATTTGTTTTAAAGGTTCTGTAATGAGCCTGGAAAGGAAAAAGGTTGTAATACCTAATAAGAAAATGGCTAAAACACCTACAATGATAAATTGACTAGTTAAACTTCTTATCATCGTATTAATTGCTTCTGTTTGTAAAAACATGTAAACATAACCTTTTACTGAGCCATCTACATATAATGGACTTACTGTGGCTAAATAGGGCTCGGTTTTCCACCTTGATTCCAAAACGATACCATGATGAGAAAAGTTAGCAGATTGACTTCGGGCTATTATCTGTCTGATGTCCTCAGACACTTGGTTAGAAGCGTCTATTACGGAAAAATGTTCATCAGTAATTACAACGATAGTTCTTGCTTCAGATTCCATCAAGGCTACATGATGAATTGTTGATGAAGTAAAATAATTCTCTAATACATCACGGTGACTGCTCCCTCGAGATAAGAGGTTTTCGGTTTCACTATCGACACGTTCATTGACAATCGAAATATAAAGAAAGAAAAAAAGAATTGACCCTATCAATACCATAAGAGTCAGAAACAACATTCCTAATTTAAAAGTTAGTTTTTTTATAAAGCTCACCTACTTTGTAAAAATCTAATAGAGGTTGTTCATGGCCAACGTTTAAGCTAATGAACAACCTCTTGAATGACTTATTTTTTTGCACAGCCTTCATTATTATTTTCTCTAATATGGCCACATTTTATTTTAATGAATACGAGCAACTTATTGAACCAACCCGTTTTCGGCTAGTTGGTCCCAAGAGTTCCCACCATCATTAGAAATATAAACATGACCGTCAAACGTTGTAAACACGATTTCATTGGGTTTTTTTGGGTTTTGCGCTAAATACATAACTGCATCTTCTACAAGTTTGGGTAACAAAATTTGCTCTTCCTCACCACTATCAAGAGAATATTTAACAAGTGTTGGCTCTTGTCCAAATGCACCATACCATAATGTATTATCTGAGAAAAAGACCGATGTTCCTTGTTGGTTTAGAGTTAATAGATTGAAACTCTCGCCACCATCCTCTGAGAAAAATATTCCATCGTTTGTCACTGCCGCAACTAAATGTTCATCTGTAGGGTGTGTCGCTAAACTAAAAATGCCACTTCCGAGATTAGATGCACGAAGCTCTGTCCATGACTCTCCATTGTCTTTTGTAACAAATAACCCAGTGCTAAACTTTGAGTTTGGAAATTCATTAAATACGTACACAATATGACTTTTAAAACCTACCGCCATTACATGAAAATCACTTTCTCCTTCTAAACCTAGGTCTTCAAGGGTTTGTCCATTATCGAAGCTACGCTTTAACCCTATTGGATCTGGCAAGTCTACTCCTACTCCTGGGTGACCACTAGTGTAAAATCCTTTATCTACCGCATTGAAGCCCATATAATCATTATTTTGCCCTATTGTTTGATACCACTGGCCATCTTCATAAACCTTTATCCCAGTATGTGTTGCAAAGAAAATAGCGTCTTGATTCCCTGCATACCCTAAACCGTGTAGGTGGTCTAGTTTACCTTCGAATGGTTCATAAAAACTATTCGAGGCGATAGTTGAATGATCATCACTTTCAAATGTACTTTCTTCTACTACTTCCTCAGTAGCAACTTCTTCTTGGGTTAATTCAGCCTCCTCAACTACTTCACCATCACCACAGGCCGCTAAAATAAGTGCCATTGACACTACTGAATATAGTACTTTCTTTTTCAAAACAATAACCTCCTAAAATGCCTACTTATTTCGTTATACTTTTCGATTTTTTTATACCTTATAGTCCCCAATAGGTAATTGTATCTAAGATACCTATGAAAATAATAAGTGCCCCTGCAAAGCGTTGAATCCATAGGCCGATATTACGTCCTCTTTTCATAAATTTGCCGCTTAAGCCAAAGGTCCAAATTAAATACATTGCTATAAATAATGGAATCGAGGTACCAAGAGAAAATATAGCAGGAAGTACAGCACCATATGGTGTACTTAATACAAGAGGCATTAATAAAAAGAAAAATAATGAAAACATCGTCGGACAAAACCCAAGAGAAAGGCTACTTCCTAATAGAAATGCGCCCCACTTCCCTTTTAACTTTTCATGATATCCCTTCTGTCTTAGTCCTAATGTCCATTTCCATGTAATAACACCAAGTAAATAAAGTCCAATAATAATCAAGATTGGACCAAATAACTTTCGGAACAAAGGTAGGTAACCAGTTAGTTCACGCTGAAATTCAGATCCTAATAACCAAACTATAAAACCTAGACTAGAAAAAACAACTATTTTTCCAAGCTGAAAAAAGATAACCTCTACCCAAGGAATCGATTTCTGTAGAGAACGATTTCCATAAAGGGTAATCGCACCAATATTACCTGTGAATTGACAAGGTGCAGCAGCTGCGATAACACCAAGTATTAGTGCTGATAGTAACGGTATATTGGTTCCGTTAGAGAGATCTATCAACGGTTGATAGAATAATTGACTAATTGAATTAAACAGTTCATACATAACATTCACCCACTAACTTAATAAGGCTTAATACTTTCCATGTAACTAATGACCCTTTCCCCACTTTTACCACCAGGGATGATATCTTTTACTATTCCATGCTTATCAATAAGAACCGTCGTAGGTAAATGAACAACACCATAGTCCCCTAATACATTTCTATCATG encodes:
- a CDS encoding urease accessory protein UreH domain-containing protein, whose product is MYELFNSISQLFYQPLIDLSNGTNIPLLSALILGVIAAAAPCQFTGNIGAITLYGNRSLQKSIPWVEVIFFQLGKIVVFSSLGFIVWLLGSEFQRELTGYLPLFRKLFGPILIIIGLYLLGVITWKWTLGLRQKGYHEKLKGKWGAFLLGSSLSLGFCPTMFSLFFFLLMPLVLSTPYGAVLPAIFSLGTSIPLFIAMYLIWTFGLSGKFMKRGRNIGLWIQRFAGALIIFIGILDTITYWGL
- a CDS encoding F510_1955 family glycosylhydrolase, which codes for MKKKVLYSVVSMALILAACGDGEVVEEAELTQEEVATEEVVEESTFESDDHSTIASNSFYEPFEGKLDHLHGLGYAGNQDAIFFATHTGIKVYEDGQWYQTIGQNNDYMGFNAVDKGFYTSGHPGVGVDLPDPIGLKRSFDNGQTLEDLGLEGESDFHVMAVGFKSHIVYVFNEFPNSKFSTGLFVTKDNGESWTELRASNLGSGIFSLATHPTDEHLVAAVTNDGIFFSEDGGESFNLLTLNQQGTSVFFSDNTLWYGAFGQEPTLVKYSLDSGEEEQILLPKLVEDAVMYLAQNPKKPNEIVFTTFDGHVYISNDGGNSWDQLAENGLVQ